The Methylovirgula sp. 4M-Z18 genome window below encodes:
- a CDS encoding CoA transferase — protein sequence MQRSVLPLCGVTVVDFGQYIAGPAVAMILGDLGASVVHIDPPAGPLWDSPANATLNRNKLTLRLDLKTPEGLAKARELVTQADIVIENFRPGVMARLGLDFEVLRQVRPELITVSIPGFASNDELRREWRAFESVVAASSGVFTDMGLNRVLMGINPCFSPLPLASAYGTMLAASAAVLALQAREMTGAGDQIEVPLASAVMEGLSYNSIRIENYPLRYQTQREREIERRQGEGLPMNVTYEALQDFLDPFYRSYMCKDGRSFYVVCPSHRYHAKRCLQTLGLYDELVSEGLSEEPDTYLPVSEWSSDVSLGVYPLPKHWADRIAARMKEIFLTRTAKEWERIFGKGQFPGAPQRWLQEWISDDHAESAGLMVEVEDPVYGRMIQPGAMAWLQESGEAMLTPAPRKAVSFEEALDFLSARPDSPAVREAPRSERKGWLDGVRVLDLCNVIAGPHSAAYLARFGAEVIKIDPASPLYDCWNTVIFGMTHMRGKQSLLADIRSPEGRTLFEELVRSVDVVVWNATDRQVKSMGLDAEGLRTLNPNAIFCQLDCFGGVRRGPRTDYLGYDDLVQAATGIMLRFGGGMETPEEHAHVGTIDVMCGFGAALGIGAALFQKRRIGRIGRPRTSLSALSGLAQMPFCYDYIGRSPFNEPAGRAAMGTDALNHLYKAADRWLLLGASERDLPRFLMVEGLKDLVALDPGEREDFLARAFGGEDAATWTARLRAADIGAVICDDIESLRAGNCRPADGSPGTDRGSYAFSRYADHPSGHAVTLLDPLAVRPLVGKVSQLASAEKYGASTRRVLQTLGYDDASIDSLVAAGVVSESWSREYLPS from the coding sequence TGGGCGATCTCGGCGCCAGCGTCGTCCATATCGATCCGCCGGCCGGCCCGCTCTGGGACAGCCCGGCCAATGCGACGCTCAATCGCAACAAGCTCACGCTCCGTCTGGACCTGAAGACCCCGGAGGGCCTGGCGAAGGCCCGAGAGCTCGTCACCCAGGCCGATATCGTGATCGAGAACTTCCGCCCGGGCGTGATGGCTCGTCTCGGCCTTGATTTCGAGGTGCTGCGCCAGGTGCGCCCCGAACTCATCACCGTTTCGATCCCCGGCTTTGCCTCCAATGACGAACTGCGCCGCGAATGGCGCGCCTTCGAATCCGTCGTCGCCGCGTCCTCCGGCGTCTTCACCGACATGGGGCTCAACCGGGTGTTGATGGGCATCAACCCCTGCTTCTCGCCGCTACCGCTGGCTTCCGCCTACGGGACCATGCTGGCCGCTTCCGCGGCCGTGCTGGCGCTGCAGGCGCGCGAGATGACCGGCGCTGGCGACCAGATCGAGGTGCCTCTCGCCAGCGCCGTGATGGAGGGCCTCAGCTACAATTCGATCCGGATCGAGAACTACCCCCTGCGCTACCAAACGCAGCGCGAGCGCGAAATCGAGCGGCGGCAGGGCGAGGGCCTGCCGATGAACGTTACCTATGAAGCGCTGCAGGATTTCCTCGATCCCTTCTATCGCAGCTACATGTGCAAGGACGGACGCAGTTTCTACGTGGTCTGCCCCAGCCACAGGTATCACGCCAAACGCTGCCTGCAGACGCTGGGCCTGTATGACGAGCTGGTTTCGGAAGGCCTTTCCGAAGAACCGGACACCTATCTGCCCGTGTCGGAATGGTCCTCGGACGTCTCGCTCGGCGTCTATCCCCTGCCCAAGCATTGGGCCGACAGGATCGCGGCCCGCATGAAAGAGATCTTCCTCACCCGCACCGCGAAGGAATGGGAACGCATCTTCGGCAAGGGGCAATTTCCCGGTGCGCCGCAGCGCTGGCTGCAGGAGTGGATCAGCGACGACCATGCCGAGAGCGCTGGGCTGATGGTGGAAGTCGAGGATCCCGTCTATGGCCGCATGATCCAGCCCGGAGCGATGGCCTGGCTGCAGGAGAGCGGCGAGGCGATGCTCACACCGGCCCCGCGCAAGGCCGTGAGCTTCGAGGAGGCGCTGGACTTTCTCTCCGCACGGCCTGATTCCCCGGCTGTCCGCGAAGCGCCGCGGTCCGAACGAAAAGGCTGGCTCGACGGCGTTCGCGTCCTCGACCTTTGCAACGTCATCGCCGGCCCGCACTCGGCGGCCTATCTTGCCCGCTTCGGGGCCGAGGTGATCAAGATCGACCCGGCTTCCCCCCTCTACGATTGCTGGAACACGGTGATCTTCGGCATGACGCATATGCGCGGCAAGCAATCGCTGCTCGCCGACATCCGGTCCCCCGAGGGACGCACCTTGTTCGAAGAGCTGGTCCGCTCGGTCGACGTCGTCGTCTGGAATGCCACCGACCGCCAGGTGAAGAGCATGGGCCTCGACGCCGAGGGCTTGCGTACGCTCAACCCGAACGCGATCTTCTGCCAGCTCGATTGCTTTGGCGGCGTGCGGCGCGGCCCCCGCACCGACTATCTGGGCTATGACGATCTCGTGCAGGCCGCCACCGGTATCATGCTGCGCTTCGGCGGCGGCATGGAAACGCCCGAGGAGCATGCCCATGTCGGCACCATCGACGTCATGTGCGGCTTTGGGGCAGCACTCGGCATCGGGGCCGCCCTCTTCCAGAAACGGCGTATCGGCCGGATCGGCCGCCCGCGCACCTCCCTTTCAGCCCTCAGCGGACTGGCTCAGATGCCGTTCTGCTACGACTATATCGGGCGCAGCCCCTTCAACGAGCCGGCGGGACGGGCGGCAATGGGGACGGATGCCCTCAATCATCTCTACAAGGCCGCGGATAGATGGTTACTGCTCGGCGCATCCGAGCGGGACCTGCCGCGCTTTCTCATGGTGGAAGGGTTGAAGGATCTCGTCGCGCTGGACCCGGGGGAGAGAGAAGACTTCCTCGCACGCGCTTTCGGCGGGGAAGACGCCGCAACCTGGACGGCTCGCCTGCGGGCGGCGGATATCGGCGCGGTGATCTGCGACGACATCGAGTCCCTTCGTGCCGGCAATTGCCGTCCCGCCGATGGCTCTCCGGGCACCGACCGCGGCAGCTATGCGTTCTCGCGTTATGCAGACCACCCGAGCGGCCACGCGGTGACCCTTCTCGACCCCCTCGCGGTCAGACCGCTTGTCGGCAAGGTCAGCCAATTAGCGTCCGCCGAGAAATACGGTGCGTCGACCCGGCGCGT